From the Pseudodesulfovibrio alkaliphilus genome, one window contains:
- a CDS encoding adenine phosphoribosyltransferase — MNLREFVRDIPDYPKKGIVFFDITPILSDPHAFRHAVDCLAEKFKDSGATKIVAAEARGFIFGAPLAYKMGIGFVPVRKPGKLPHKSRCVTYDLEYGTDTLCMHEDAIAPDEKILIIDDLLATGGTAEGMLRLVREAGGDIVGCGFVIQLGFLDGPRKMKDSGQEHCFLLELD; from the coding sequence ATGAATCTACGCGAATTTGTCCGAGATATTCCTGACTATCCCAAGAAAGGCATCGTTTTTTTTGACATCACCCCAATCCTGAGCGATCCCCATGCGTTCCGTCATGCCGTGGACTGTCTCGCCGAAAAGTTCAAGGACAGCGGGGCCACCAAGATCGTGGCCGCCGAGGCGCGTGGCTTCATCTTCGGGGCTCCTCTTGCCTACAAGATGGGCATTGGCTTCGTGCCGGTGCGCAAGCCGGGCAAATTGCCCCACAAGAGCCGCTGCGTCACCTATGATCTCGAATATGGCACCGACACCCTGTGCATGCACGAGGATGCCATCGCCCCGGACGAAAAGATCCTGATCATCGACGACCTGCTGGCCACGGGCGGCACGGCCGAAGGTATGCTCAGGCTGGTTCGCGAGGCGGGGGGCGACATTGTGGGCTGTGGTTTCGTCATCCAGCTCGGGTTTCTGGACGGCCCCCGCAAAATGAAGGACTCCGGGCAGGAGCACTGCTTTCTGCTGGAACTGGACTAG